A single Cannabis sativa cultivar Pink pepper isolate KNU-18-1 chromosome 7, ASM2916894v1, whole genome shotgun sequence DNA region contains:
- the LOC133039600 gene encoding uncharacterized protein LOC133039600: MTIVSWNVRGLNSKDAIRHVKLLLREFKPDVLFLMETRLVQGKSLEIKRQLSFDNVYEVPRVGMGGGLMLLWKERVVVSGITSTPNYISCFMKLENIPIQWHFCGFYGEPNVSKRRLTWDMLEHLRIVYEGPWLVIGDFNEILSQDDKNKSGYRNESQIEDFRSTLELCALHPLHYKGERYTWAKSADNESIKERLDWAMVNEAWEDSFSYTSLTHLDYYHSDHRALLVKVKDDTDLQIGSNKRKRFRFVNIWIGDEECKSLIKNCWRSEENTPLISTIKNIQQCATNLDTWHQNKCGSLFREIKDTQKKVVQMHNLQSKGCSTEGSRQLENKLNELLLKEEVFWQQRARVQWLQAGDQNTKFFHKKANARRKNNTIRGLFNEDHIWCTSNEAIGDITKSYYSALFTSIMPTNESIEELLQAVEQVVTDDMNETLTKTFTLEEVQRAVFSMPADKSPGPDGMSALFYQEHWDIVGPLVSKAVLNCISGVADMRRRLITDSVLIAYECLHNLKARKVGRRSYVAMKLDMSKAYDRVEWKFIEKMMLKMGFKTEWVNIVLKCVSSVRYPFQINDSIHGQVINFNKSILYFSSNTPEETRKLFAEALNMRITEAIEKYLGLPMIGGKNKNAIFRPIKDKIWKKLNEYQVKLFSQGGKEILVKAVVQAMPTYQMACFKIPEGIGEEIERLIARFWWGSVDNKQKVHWRAWHKICKPKTDGGLGFRRFSQYNQALLAKQAWRILMNPSSILAQVMKARYFRISNILEADKGSYPSSTWQGILWGRDLLLKGLRRSIGNGMNTRTFRDPWLPRPPSFIPSSRPAYEVARVSDIIESPGKWNNEVVNQYFNVADAECILSIPLSLFNHEDSWFWHYTNHGSYSVGSGYNLAMTVDKFQPSSASDVFSLWWKQFWGLKIPRKILHFAWRGYHEILPTRNGLFRQNIASSTSCQLCGFGGESNAHAIFWCPVAQGIWNLMEFSFLHEVKEEIDFKNVLLYASEVVDREAFAKFIICSWAIWTERNKITHGQQIRQPQFVVEWIISYYESILSMKEGPKKSSQTNGRNREASAGSSTSAQEQRLYSKLMVDATVLSTTSIVGLGAVVFSEDNRVHAALSKPLKVYSDSLALVTAINKGKKYFNELGALGLIDFRCAIRKVSRFWTVPWREKNEKKYWEVELSSALERSRVLSSSLVNPVYSL; this comes from the exons ATGACTATCGTTAGTTGGAATGTTAGAGGTTTGAATAGTAAGGATGCAATACGACATGTTAAGCTACTTCTTCGAGAGTTCAAGCCAGATGTTCTTTTTTTGATGGAAACAAGATTAGTCCAAGGTAAGAGCCTAGAAATAAAAAGACAACTATCTTTTGACAATGTCTATGAAGTACCTAGAGTGGGTATGGGAGGAGGATTAATGCTATTGTGGAAGGAAAGAGTTGTGGTCTCGGGAATTACTTCTACCCCTAATTATATTAGTTGTTTTATGAAGTTAGAGAATATACCAATACAATGGCATTTCTGTGGATTTTATGGGGAGCCTAATGTTTCGAAGAGACGACTGACATGGGATATGTTGGAACATTTACGGATAGTGTATGAAGGACCATGGTTAGTGATTGGAGATTTCAATGAAATTTTAAGTCAGgatgataaaaataaaagcgGATATAGAAATGAATCACAAATTGAAGATTTTCGTAGTACTTTAGAATTGTGCGCACTACACCCATTGCATTATAAAGGAGAGAGATATACTTGGGCAAAAAGTGCAGACAATGAAAGTATCAAGGAGAGACTAGATTGGGCAATGGTGAATGAAGCATGGGAGGACTCTTTTTCTTATACAAGCTTGACGCATCTAGATTATTATCATTCTGATCACAGAGCACTGTTGgtaaaagtaaaggatgatacGGATTTGCAGATAGGTTCCAACAAGAGGAAAAGATTCAGATTCGTGAATATCTGGATTGGTGACGAAGAATGTAAGAGTTTAATCAAGAATTGTTGGAGGTCTGAGGAAAATACACCACTGATTTCAACAATTAAGAATATACAACAATGTGCTACAAATCTGGATACTTGGCATCAGAATAAGTGTGGATCATTATTCCGAGAAATTAAAGATACGCAGAAAAAAGTAGTTCAAATGCACAATTTGCAAAGTAAAGGATGTTCTACCGAAGGATCTAGGCAATTGGAGAATAAACTCAATGAGTTGCTGTTAAAGGAGGAAGTCTTCTGGCAACAGAGGGCAAGGGTCCAATGGTTACAGGCTGGTGACCAgaatactaaattttttcaCAAGAAGGCAAATGCACGAAGAAAGAATAATACAATTCGag GCTTATTTAATGAAGATCATATATGGTGTACGAGTAACGAAGCCATAGGTGATATCACAAAGAGTTATTATTCTGCACTCTTTACGTCGATTATGCCTACAAATGAAAGCATTGAGGAGTTGTTACAAGCTGTCGAGCAAGTGGTTACAGATGACATGAATGAAACACTAACGAAGACCTTTACATTGGAAGAAGTTCAACGAGCAGTTTTTAGTATGCCCGCGGATAAAAGCCCTGGTCCAGATGGAATGAGTGCCTTGTTTTATCAAGAACACTGGGATATTGTTGGCCCTCTAGTTTCTAAAGCAGTGTTAAACTGTATATCAGGGGTGGCAGATATGCGAA GAAGACTCATAACAGATAGTGTCCTTATTGCCTATGAGTGCCTTCATAATTTAAAAGCAAGAAAAGTCGGAAGGCGAAGTTACGTAGCAATGAAGTTGGATATGAGTAAAGCCTATGACAGAGTAGAATGGAAGTTTATCGAGAAAATGATGTTAAAAATGGGTTTCAAGACCGAATGGGTGAATATTGTCTTGAAATGTGTTTCATCTGTTCGTTATCCATTCCAAATCAATGACTCTATTCATG GACAG GttataaattttaacaaatctattcTGTATTTTTCATCAAATACTCCTGAGGAAACAAGGAAACTCTTTGCAGAAGCATTGAATATGAGAATAACAGAGGCTATAGAAAAGTATTTGGGTCTCCCCATGATAGGagggaaaaacaaaaatgcaatATTCAGACcaattaaggataaaatatggAAAAAGCTAAATGAATATCAAGTCAAACTATTCTCACAAGGGGGTAAAGAGATTCTAGTGAAAGCAGTAGTCCAAGCAATGCCTACTTATCAAATGGCATGTTTTAAAATTCCGGAAGGCATTGGAGAAGAGATAGAAAGATTAATAGCACGATTTTGGTGGGGCTCAGTTGATAATAAGCAAAAAGTCCATTGGAGGGCCTGGCATAAGATTTGTAAACCAAAGACTGATGGCGGTTTGGGTTTTAGACGTTTTAGTCAGTATAATCAAGCTCTTTTGGCCAAGCAAGCATGGCGCATCTTAATGAACCCATCATCAATTCTGGCACAAGTAATGAAAGCAAGATATTTTAGAATATCTAACATCCTAGAGGCAGACAAGGGTTCCTATCCATCATCAACGTGGCAAGGAATCTTATGGGGAAGAGATCTATTATTAAAAGGGCTACGACGAAGTATTGGCAATGGTATGAATACCAGGACCTTTAGAGATCCTTGGTTGCCCAGACCTCCTTCGTTTATTCCAAGTTCGCGCCCTGCGTATGAGGTGGCAAGAGTGTCAGATATTATCGAGTCACCAGGAAAATGGAATAATGAGGTAGTCAATCAATATTTCAATGTAGCTGACGCAGAATGTATTCTTTCCATACCTTTAAGCTTGTTTAATCATGAGGACTCATGGTTCTGGCACTATACAAATCATGGTAGTTACTCTGTGGGGAGTGGGTACAATCTTGCAATGACTGTAGATAAGTTTCAACCTTCTTCTGCTAGTGATGTGTTCTCATTGTGGTGGAAACAATTCTGGGGGTTGAAAATCCCAAGGAAAATTTTACATTTTGCGTGGAGGGGTTATCACGAGATTCTACCAACGAGAAATGGATTGTTTAGACAAAATATCGCATCCAGTACCTCTTGCCAGTTGTGTGGGTTCGGAGGAGAGTCGAATGCTCATGCAATCTTCTGGTGTCCTGTTGCACAAGGCATTTGGAATCTTATGGAATTCTCTTTTCTACATGAAGTAAAAGAAGAGATTGATTTTAAGAATGTTTTACTTTATGCTTCTGAGGTAGTGGACAGAGAAGCCTTTGCAAAATTCATTATCTGTTCGTGGGCAATATGGACTGAAAGGAATAAGATTACTCATGGTCAACAAATAAGACAACCACAGTTTGTGGTTGAGTGGATAATTAGTTATTACGAGTCGATTCTTTCAATGAAGGAGGGCCCCAAAAAAAGTTCTCAAACTAATGGAAGGAATAGGGAAGCGTCAGCTGGAAGTTCTACAAGTGCTCAAGAACAGAGGTTATACTCTAAACTTATGGTGGATGCAACTGTATTGAGCACCACGAGTATAGTTGGATTAGGTGCGGTGGTATTCTCAGAAGATAATAGAGTTCACGCTGCGTTAAGTAAACCACTCAAAG TTTATTCAGATTCGTTAGCTTTGGTGACGGCCATTAACAAAGGGAAGAAGTATTTCAACGAGCTAGGAGCatt